A genomic stretch from Limnobacter thiooxidans includes:
- the yihA gene encoding ribosome biogenesis GTP-binding protein YihA/YsxC gives MTINFHNTHFEISASRMVECPGASVPEIVFAGRSNAGKSTAINTLCKQRQLAYASKMPGRTQLLNFFHVIEQAEPIARLVDLPGYGFAQLAQTSQSVWDKELGSYLADRPSLVGCVLIVDCRRGLLELDYALIKWVGHRQLPVHIMLSKADKFNRQEQVLALRATQKALDPYRVNGHEITVQLWSALKKIGMLDLETQLSNWVRPPVADLDPEINPVP, from the coding sequence ATGACAATCAATTTCCACAACACGCATTTCGAGATCTCCGCATCTCGCATGGTCGAATGCCCGGGCGCCAGCGTCCCCGAGATCGTTTTTGCCGGGCGCTCCAACGCCGGCAAGTCCACGGCCATCAACACCCTGTGTAAACAACGGCAATTGGCTTATGCCAGTAAAATGCCGGGCCGCACACAGCTTTTGAACTTTTTTCATGTCATTGAGCAGGCTGAGCCAATTGCCCGCCTGGTGGACCTGCCCGGTTACGGTTTTGCCCAACTGGCCCAGACCAGCCAAAGCGTGTGGGACAAGGAACTGGGCAGCTACCTCGCAGACCGCCCAAGCCTTGTTGGCTGCGTCCTGATCGTGGACTGCCGCCGCGGCCTGCTTGAACTGGATTACGCCCTCATCAAGTGGGTAGGCCATCGCCAATTGCCCGTTCACATCATGTTGTCCAAGGCAGACAAATTCAACCGGCAGGAACAGGTTCTCGCGTTGCGTGCTACCCAAAAAGCACTCGACCCCTATCGGGTCAATGGCCATGAAATCACGGTGCAACTGTGGTCGGCCTTGAAAAAAATAGGCATGCTTGACCTTGAAACCCAACTGTCCAACTGGGTTCGCCCGCCTGTGGCTGACCTCGACCCCGAAATCAACCCAGTACCCTGA
- the hemB gene encoding porphobilinogen synthase, which yields MTQHLYHRPRRLRRTDALRRLVAEHTLSAADFIYPVFVVPGSNTREPVASMPGVERLSLDLLFAKAEQCLELGVPVMALFPVIESEKKTDDGMEAVNPEGLVPHAVRELKKRFPELMLLTDVALDPFTSHGQDGLIDDSGYVLNDETVEMLQMQALVQAQAGVDIVAPSDMMDGRIGAIRETLEANRCIHTSIMAYSAKYASAFYGPFRDAVGSSSNLGKSNKKVYQMNPANSNEALLEVGMDLDEGADMVMVKPGMPYLDILWRVKEKFARPTFAYQVSGEYAMIKAAAQNGWLDENAVVMESLLAFKRAGADGILTYFALDAAKLLKQG from the coding sequence ATGACCCAGCATTTGTACCATCGCCCCCGTCGTTTGCGTCGAACCGACGCACTGCGTCGACTGGTTGCCGAACACACCTTGAGTGCAGCCGACTTCATTTATCCGGTGTTCGTGGTGCCCGGCAGCAACACACGCGAACCAGTGGCCTCCATGCCGGGTGTTGAACGCCTGTCACTCGACTTGCTGTTTGCCAAAGCAGAACAATGTCTCGAGCTGGGCGTGCCTGTCATGGCGCTTTTCCCGGTTATCGAATCGGAGAAGAAAACTGACGACGGCATGGAAGCAGTGAATCCAGAGGGTCTGGTGCCCCATGCAGTGCGCGAACTGAAAAAACGCTTCCCCGAACTCATGCTGCTGACAGACGTAGCGCTTGATCCCTTCACCAGCCATGGGCAAGACGGTCTGATAGACGACTCCGGCTACGTGCTCAACGATGAAACAGTGGAAATGCTACAGATGCAGGCCTTGGTCCAGGCCCAGGCTGGCGTAGACATCGTCGCCCCCAGCGACATGATGGATGGGCGCATTGGTGCCATTCGCGAAACACTCGAAGCCAACAGATGCATTCACACCAGCATCATGGCCTACTCCGCCAAGTATGCATCCGCATTTTATGGCCCGTTCCGAGATGCCGTAGGCTCCAGTTCAAACCTGGGAAAAAGCAACAAAAAGGTCTACCAGATGAACCCGGCCAACTCCAATGAAGCGCTTCTGGAAGTGGGTATGGACCTGGATGAAGGCGCGGACATGGTGATGGTCAAACCAGGCATGCCCTACCTCGACATTTTATGGCGCGTGAAAGAAAAATTCGCACGCCCCACCTTTGCGTACCAGGTCAGCGGTGAATACGCCATGATCAAGGCCGCTGCGCAGAATGGCTGGCTGGACGAAAACGCAGTGGTCATGGAATCGCTGCTGGCATTCAAGCGCGCGGGTGCAGATGGTATTTTGACCTACTTCGCACTCGACGCGGCAAAACTGCTCAAGCAAGGTTAA
- a CDS encoding magnesium transporter CorA family protein, whose translation MGIWTHLNSQELKRLKETPDNLPEDGFLWLDASLDEELAWMPSVETLLGFKLDELHHEDLRNTFHPSHFDIGDGYSILIIRTLSNKPLFDDTNRLSIKTRPVFFIITPKLLVTLRPKDSPAFSLASQFLDKASSRNVEEIESFLKFKRAPSDPNELMIQLVSNMADRFLETRMEISDQLERWQRDLLNPRKRFQDWNALLAARNEMNRLESVAQDQRDALTDWQEDLERESRMAPSLQVNARDTLEHLERVVSQTRRLGANTETAVQLHFSAMAHKTNEIVTVLTMITALFMPLTLITGIFGMNFVQMPLQDNPEGFWITLGLMGISSLVSVVLIFWFTRRNHMGK comes from the coding sequence ATGGGCATCTGGACGCACCTGAATTCTCAGGAGTTGAAGAGACTCAAAGAGACGCCAGACAACCTGCCCGAGGATGGCTTTCTGTGGCTGGATGCATCACTGGACGAGGAACTCGCCTGGATGCCCAGCGTGGAAACCTTGCTGGGATTCAAGCTGGACGAACTTCATCACGAAGATCTTCGGAACACCTTCCATCCCAGTCATTTTGACATCGGCGACGGTTATAGCATCCTGATCATCAGGACCCTGTCCAACAAGCCCTTGTTCGACGACACCAACCGGCTCAGCATCAAAACCCGACCCGTATTTTTTATCATCACGCCCAAACTGCTGGTGACACTTCGCCCCAAAGACAGCCCCGCCTTTTCACTCGCCAGTCAGTTTCTGGACAAAGCCTCATCGCGCAATGTGGAAGAAATCGAAAGTTTCCTGAAGTTCAAGCGAGCTCCATCTGACCCCAACGAACTCATGATTCAACTGGTCAGCAACATGGCAGACCGGTTTCTTGAAACCCGAATGGAAATCTCGGATCAACTGGAGCGCTGGCAACGCGATCTGCTGAACCCACGCAAACGCTTTCAGGACTGGAATGCCCTGCTCGCGGCAAGAAACGAAATGAACCGGCTTGAATCGGTGGCGCAAGACCAGCGCGACGCATTGACTGACTGGCAGGAGGATCTGGAGCGTGAAAGCCGAATGGCGCCATCCCTGCAAGTCAACGCACGTGACACACTTGAGCATCTTGAACGCGTGGTCAGCCAAACCCGTCGATTGGGCGCCAATACAGAAACGGCAGTGCAGCTTCACTTCTCGGCCATGGCCCACAAAACCAATGAAATTGTCACAGTGTTGACCATGATCACGGCACTGTTCATGCCACTGACATTGATCACCGGAATTTTCGGCATGAACTTCGTTCAAATGCCGTTACAAGACAATCCTGAAGGTTTCTGGATTACCTTGGGACTAATGGGTATCTCCAGCCTGGTATCTGTCGTATTGATTTTCTGGTTCACGCGGCGCAACCACATGGGGAAATAG